The DNA sequence GCGGGTTCGTGCCGCAGCGGCACCCACACCGCGTGCACCGCGAGCACGCCCAGCGTGAGGGCCAGCGTGCCGACGAACTGGTGCAGCACGCCGAGCGCGACGGGCACCGCCATCAGCAGCGTGACGATGCCGAGCCCGAACTGCACGGCGATCGCCATGCCGAACCAGCGCACGGCGGTCGCGCCGTACTCCCCGAGGATCTCCGGCCGCGCGCGCCAAGCGAGCACGAGACTGAGAATCCCCGTGAGCGTGGCCAACACGCGATGGTGGAACTGCGCCGCGACGGGATTCTCGAACGCGTTCGTCCACCAGCCGACCAGCGCCTGGTAGCCCGGCGGCACGACCTGGCCGCCCATCAGCGGAAACTCGTTGAACACCTTGCCGCCGCGCAGGCCGGCGACGAACGCGCCGGACACCACGGTGATCGCCAGCAAGCTCACGACGCCGAGCACCGCCCAGCGCCACGGCGCCTCGGCGCGCACTTCCTCACGCCTGGGATCGAGGTCCGCCCAGGTCCAGAGGGCGATGACGAGGATCGTCAGCGCGAGCGTGAGGTGCGCGGCGAGCCGATACGCGCTCACCTCGGTGCGCACCTCGAGGCCACTGCTCACCATGTACCAACCGAGCACCCCTTGGGCCAAGGTCAGGAGCGGCAGCCACGCCAGTCGCATCGCGTAGCGTTGCGGCATCGTGCCCTTGGCGACGAAGTACAGGAAGGGAATCGCGAAGACCAATCCCACGGCGCGCGCGGCGATGCGATGGAACCATTCCCACCAGTAGATCCACTTGAACTGCGCCATCGTGATGCCGGCGTGCGTGGTCTGCGCCTGCGGGATCTGCTGGAACTTCCGCAGCGCGTCGTCCCAGGCGGCCTCGTTCATCGGCGGGAACACGCCGGCCACCGGCTTCCACTCGGTGATGGAGAGCCCGCTCTCGGTGAGGCGGGTGATGCCGCCGATCACGACGGCGAAGAACACCGACACGATGCAGGCCATGAGCCAGCGTCGGACCGCGATGTGCTCGTGCATGCATGGACGATAGTCAGGACGCCGCCCGAGTGCTATCTCTAAAGCGTCACCTTCACCCGGAATCTGGACACGGTAATGAGCGCACCCCTCGGCGTCGGCTTCATCGGTTCGGGCTTCAACACCCGCTTTCACATCCAGGGCTGGCGCGGCGTCCGCGACGCGGACGTGCGCGGCGTCTGGTCACCCAACGCGGCGAACGCCGCCAGCGCGGCCAGGCTCGCCCGCGACTGCGACGTCGGTCAGGCGAAGGCCTACAAGTCCATCACGGCGATGGTCGCCGATCCGAACATCGACGCCCTCTGGCTCTGCGGCCCCAACCAGGCGCGCATCGAGAACGTCGAGGAGATCGTCCACGCCATCAAGAGCGGCAAGGGCACGCTCAAGGGCATCGCCTGCGAGAAGCCGCTGGCCCGCAACGTGGCCGAGGCCGAGGAGGTGCAGCGCCTCGTGAAGAGCGTGGGGCTCAAGACGGGCTACCTCGAGAACCAGCT is a window from the Pseudogemmatithrix spongiicola genome containing:
- a CDS encoding COX15/CtaA family protein, whose amino-acid sequence is MHEHIAVRRWLMACIVSVFFAVVIGGITRLTESGLSITEWKPVAGVFPPMNEAAWDDALRKFQQIPQAQTTHAGITMAQFKWIYWWEWFHRIAARAVGLVFAIPFLYFVAKGTMPQRYAMRLAWLPLLTLAQGVLGWYMVSSGLEVRTEVSAYRLAAHLTLALTILVIALWTWADLDPRREEVRAEAPWRWAVLGVVSLLAITVVSGAFVAGLRGGKVFNEFPLMGGQVVPPGYQALVGWWTNAFENPVAAQFHHRVLATLTGILSLVLAWRARPEILGEYGATAVRWFGMAIAVQFGLGIVTLLMAVPVALGVLHQFVGTLALTLGVLAVHAVWVPLRHEPAAAAG